One Hevea brasiliensis isolate MT/VB/25A 57/8 chromosome 6, ASM3005281v1, whole genome shotgun sequence genomic window, TCTCATAAAAAGCTTTGAAAGGTTTCAAGTCTTTTTCTCCATTTGGTCATATTACCTGAGTGAATTTTGTCAGTCTTCTATGTGACAGGAAAtggattctctctctctctctctctctctctctctctctctctctctatctatatatatatatatatatagttagaaAAGTTTATCGAGTTTTGTTAGTTGCTGTAATCCTCAATTTTAGAAATTGGTCACATTGAATGGTTACACCTTAATTTTTTTTCAGTTGTTTTCTGATGTAATAACGAAATTTTGCAGGTATATTCAGCAACAAGACCAATCTGTGAACCCATGGAGTTGTCAAAAAGAAAAGCAGCAGAATCAAGGGATGCAGATCCCATCCTCTGAAGACACATTTCCAGCTAATAATGGAGGAAGCAATGTATGCAGTGGAACAACGATTGTGCAAGGCTATGAAGTCAAGGCTAGTGTTGCACCTGTACTTACAGCTATATTTGCCAAGTATGGTGATATTGCGGCTAACTGCCAGTACAAGTCACCATCAGTAAGGGCTTGTTTGCTTGAAATTGTCTCTGATGTTGTTCGCCGACTACAAAGCACTGACATTCCTCTCACTGTCTCTGAGATTAAAGTCCTCCAAAATGAAATGAAAGATTTGGAGGCTACAAAGCTAAAGCTTTCATGGCTTACCCAGCCATTAGAAAAAATTTCTGAAGTAGAAAGGATTGCTGGGATGCGTTCTATGCTCAAGTCTGTAAAAGCAAGTAGCATGTTGGTCATAAAAGCAGCAACCAAGGAGCTGGAAGATGCACTCATGGAGCTAGTGGCACTGCAAAAACGCATGGGGGAGGCTGAAAAGCGTATAAATGCAATGAAGCTTGTGGTGCAAAAGGTTGATAATGCCATTAAAGAGGCTGAGGATCAGGAGCGTCACTGGCTAAGGAATATGAATGAGCTTCCATAGTGCTTTCTGCAGAAACAAATTAACAAAGTACTTGCTATGAAATATCTTTTTGAGAACATTGAGGCCCAATGTTCATCAACTGCATTCTGGTAACCAACACAATCGAACTGCAGTCTAGGCTTGTAAGTGTTGGTGTTGGTTGTTCCTGTGTGCTCCTTTTGTTCCTGCCAgtttttaaaaaatcaattttCCTGTGTTGAGGCTTCCTTGTCGACTCCACAAAAGATCGTTGTTCTGTGATTGATGGCTTGAGATTCATGAGAACGGTCTGGTATTATTGTCTCCAATTAGAactcaaactcaaaatttcataattttaaaggCGACTCTAATACTATTGAATTAAAAGTCATTTGTAGAATGTTTCCTTTATTTAATTTATAGTAATCCCTAATAGATCATTTATTGCAAATTATAGGAAATTACTATTTATTCTTtgcattttaatgaaaataattacTTATTAttggtattttaaaaaatatattatttaatccttcttttttagttcgttaaattatttagtttctttatcaaTTTTTCTACTAGTCAATAAATTTTACTGctaatcaaattattatttagtgtccttttaaaaaaaaattaattagttagtttatatattttaaataataaattaattaatccataaaattttattttattaacttttTAGTCTTTctcgttattttttttttatccaaatTGCTTTAATCCTTTTCTCCTTATTTTTCTCTCCTTACGGTTTTTTCCCTTTACACTCACACCATTTTCCTTTTCATTCTCTTTATAGAAAATGGTAGAAACTATCTATGTAAAAATGTTAATTAGTTCTTTTAAATCTTTAAGTAATAAAAGCAATAAactagaaaaattattttttaatagaaaaaatacaaaaataatgcctaagaaattgaatgaaaacacatgaatatttttttttttttaaaaaaagcaaATTCAAATTTAGTACAcaacaaaattttcttttttatttaggaatatgtttttcaaaatataaaccatctaattaattttattaaaatagaggactaaatagtatatttttaaaatataaagaccaactaattaattttattaaagtaaatatatttttatttacttgaagTTTGTTGTATGTTTGACCCTAGATTAGAAAAGTGTCCCTTCACctgaattttatataaaaattaaaaaaaaaatctctttcttTACAactataatgttaattgtttatttaattttcttaattctgattttttttttggtagataagaaaataatttattcataTCTTTTTAAACAAAAGCCAGCATATATATAGGTTAAAGAACCTTTTTGGCAAATGCGAAAATGGCACAAGAACAAAGGAACACCAATATTGAAATGACACCCTAACTTACTGTGAAGGATACTCCACGATGCCACGCTCATCCCCTGATTTAATATATGATTtctttttttatgttttatttattaAACTAAAGCTCATGAAGAGTTTTTGAGATGGTTTGGGGTTCGAACATCCTCACTCATCAAAGTGATGAAATTAATCCTCACAGGGGCTATGAGCTATAAGGCTTTCAGATATTGAGATCAAcactttattaatttaaaattcatttgtCTTAAGAGAAAGCAGTTGGGAAATTTATTAATTGGAATCAAAGATTAATGTATTAGGCATCATAATATTCATTAGAATACATAATCAGAACACGTAATTATTTAAAATGATAGTTTGGAACAATTTAAGAAAGATGAAAAAAGGGGTGATTCCAATACAAATGACAAATAGTTGCACATTACAAATTTCTACTTTTGGTAATTTGGAACTTGTTCTCTAGTTTTATAGACCAGTGCAAGGATTGAATCCTGATAGAGCCTTCTGGCTGTTTTGGGATATGTAATTCACTCAACTTTACGAgtgttttcataaaaattattaaattttaattttttttataaaatttattgaactttaatttattttcattaaaatcaCTGTGATCGAAAACTAAAAACTTCTCGGTTAATCTGTTAacttatcaattattttataaataaaattacctaATTAGTGACTGGtagtaaaaaaaaatagagaaagagAATGGATTTGACAGCAAAGAAGATAATTAGATGCTTTTTAtgtatcttttcttttttttaagaaactaataaaataagataattttatttgtaaaatagttgATACGTCAGCGTGTTAACTAGATAACCTTTAATTTTTTATCACaataacttttataaaattaaattaaaattaataaattttataaaataaattaaaatttaataacttttataaaatattcataaaTTTGAGTGGCCGCGTGTAATATTTACTGGTTTTGGGATAAGAAGGTGACCCCTTTCCTGCAGGCTCTTAACAATTTCACATAGGCATTGCTTCACTGTTGTAAATTCCAAGCCAAGTTCCTTGAGCTTTTGGTTGGAGAATTTGTATGGTTTTGCTCTTGGGTTCTTCTCATCTGAACACCTGCAATCATTTACAACACAAGATTTCAGCCACCAAATTCCATGAATTAAATTGGaatctattttctttttatataaaataaaagacTTAATTATGAGGCATGATGATTAATTCTATTGGAACATGTTGGCTATATGAATGTTTCTGCCCAATTGTCAACCCTAGTTACCCAACTAAAGGAATATTCATATGATTTCTCTAATGTTTCAATCAAAGATAATAAATTTTGACTCATTCaaattcaattgatctgaaacaaTTTATAACACATCTATATTTGCTTTAAATTTGACTCAATCAGcgcaaattttaatttaaaaattaaataaaaattaaattttttaaagaaagcgtattttaattttttttttcaaagtctAACTCACAATTTAACTTCACTAAAAAAGATTCAAAATGATGTTAaccctaaattttaatttgaattcaaATTCGTCCTAATTTCCTCCTCTACCTTCAACAAGTATTAACCTTACCTGTAAAAAAGTAGCCTGTATATTAGATCTCCTCGACCAGGAGACATGGGAAGAGGTTGGTTAAAGAAGACCTCCAAGCTTCACTTATGACAAAGACATTAGAGTAGGTAATGGACACTTTGGAACCactactttttttctttttttttttttttcattaaatcaaaatgATTCCAAGTGTTGTTTTATTGTGGGTTTGATAATTAATTCCTATCCTAGTCCTTGTAGGTGAGATTTATAATAAGTCAAAGTGGATGCAACAACTGCCCCACCACCCTATGAAAACAAAAGGTGCAACACTACTTAAATGCACTTGCCTTATTCAGTGATTTCTATTTGTTTCTTCCTCAGCTTCCAGCTTTCAATGCGTAATGGCTGATGCTAGAAATCAACCCAAAATGTCAAGTTTAGATTTTTAAACTGTTGTCAACTATTAAATATTtaacaaaattatcaaaattttaaattaaatttctatTTGATTTAAAATTATCATACTTTTTTTTAGAAGCTCTGATTGGGATTCTAACTTGAGACCTCATAATCTCGAAAATAACTGTAATATCATTGAATTAAAACTCTCGCTAATAAATTATTATACTTCCTGTTGCTTAATGTTCTAAATGGAAAAGTTTctataatttctaataaaatttatGTAAACAAGACTATAAAATCAAATTGTAGAAGAAACAAGAAAGGCCTTTTTTTTACTATTGTTATTTTtagttttcttttttgttttttgaGTATACATGTGCCGCATTATTACCTAATTtgttaattaaataaatgaatttttttttttgaaaattaaataaatgaattattacCTAACTTGTTAGCATACTTACAAGGTTAATGTATAGAACTAGATATATTACTTCAGTTGAACCCTAAGACCAAGATGAAATCCCTCcaaatattttctatatttttcttAACAAAATTTAGAATCAAgaagtttttaatattttttctaagAAATTAGTCAAATATCAATGCAATGTGATGCACACTTATTGATAATATAGTCAAAATCAAGCGCCAACTAATAGAGAACTACTCTGAGAGCTCTCATCTATAAGcttaaattttacaaaaaataaatttaaaaaaaaaagagaaaaaaagagcTTCCATTTGAGAGGAGCAAGCCTAGTAAGCCCAACGTAGAAGAAATTTACACTTGAGGGAGAGATTGTTGGACATTTGCAAGTGTAAAATTCCCATATCGAAGAAAGATAGAATTAGTTGGAGACATATAAATGGGAAAGACCCATAGCCTTAAGGTTTTGAGTTGAATATAGTATCAAGCTCATTAATATGTTCTTTGATAAGATCCATTAAGAAGGATTATTCCTAGACACTTTGCACTCCTCAGATCTATAATAGAACTATTCTTGGAGCCCTCATCTACAAGTTTAAGCCAAAATCTCTTGACATAGTGTCAAAGCTTATGTTAATTAAATATTTCAGCACAAAACAAAGTGGGTCTGAACTTGTTCTAAGCTTAAACTTTTAAATTGAGTAGTTCCTTGATACCAACAATATAGAATCTAATTAGAAAGTTGAAAGCAGCAAAAAGCCAGAAACATAGGTTGGGAATCGAATCCATGTCATGTTGTGACTTGAGGGTATGCCACTTGAGGTCCTAATAATCCTACCACTAATTTCTTGATTTGTGGCTTAATTATTAGTTGGCAAGTCATTTCACTCCATTTGATTGATCGGGATTTAAAtcgtaatattaaattataaattacatTTTTTGTTCTTTCTTAATTTTACAAGAAATTATATATCTTTAATTAAGGCAAAAACTATCTTATCGCAGTGAacacaagaaaaaaaattatacacaTATGGGGTCTATCATTATTCACAATAAGAATGAGGGAACATTACTTGGTGGGGAAGGGATACGCTGGGAAGAACTTGGCAAGAATTTCCACCACCTCTCCAAGGTGGAGGACGTTCTCGGCGCAGAGATATCGGCCGGAGGCAGAGGGCGTTTCATAGACAAGAATGTGGGCAAGTGCCACATCCTTAACGTGCACGTAAGCTTGAACAGAATTTGCATAGGTCTTGGCTGAGCCAGTTAGGTACTTGAGGATGTGAATAATGCTGGCATTCACAGTGGATTGCAGTAGTGGTCCAAGCACCAAGACAGGATTCACCGCCACTAGGTCCACCCCTTTCTCCTTGGCCACGTCCCACGCTGCTTGCTCCGCCACGGCCTTTCCATAGCAGTACCAGTCCTGCAATCAAAATTTTCACCAAAACTTTGTTTTTGTTTCCTACGTAtccaaacaattaaaaaaaaaatcaaggacAAATGGGTAGCCAACctcaaataaaaaaagaaaatgctATTTAATTAGCAATTAAAATTTCATTGACCTGGCTAGATTTGGTCAACGACTCCTCCTCTGGTATGTTTAGGAATTTCTTGGCAAATCCCAAATCTCAAACCAGTCAATGCAATTTGCCTTTGCTATTAAATCTTGGCCATATATACATATTctacttgaattagaaagaaaaGATTACTCATTCAACCGAACAgagttcaaattaatttttgaccatataatgTTAATCATTAAgcaaatagatattaattaatattaatataattctAAATTAATAAACCTTAGTATTCTTGCAGAAGTCGAGGTCACTCCAGCAAGATTCATCCACAACAACATCAGGGTTCCTATTGGGATCCATGTAAACCGCACCGATTGAAGACGTGAACACCACTCGACGGACTTTGGCTTCTGCAGCTGCTATGATCACATTTTTTGTCCCATTCACTGCTGGCTCCTCCATTTGTTCCTTCAATATTAAAATCATTCCTCATCATTCATGAACAAAATCATCTAATTCATTTTCGTCCGATAtgcaatattaaaaatattatattttttcatTGATCCATTGTTTTCCCAGTTAAGAAAATGAAATTCTTATTCATTAGTGAGAGAGCTTCTACCAATATAATTGAAGATACTACAAAGACATCTTTTGTAGTATaacaatcaaaataataaatatattagattatgtGGGCAATGttcaaaatattataattttttttcattgatCCATTGTTTTTCCGATTAagaaaatgaaatggaaaatttaATGATATAGAAAGAGAAATTTTAGGCACGGAGACAGGATTAATAACTTTACCAAAAATGAAGAGAAGTATTAGGTAAAGTGGGCCACTGATGCAAAACGTAAGGTAACGATAATTATTACTCTGCAAGGTGCCCATCAACGCATAGACGATTTGGTGATGGCAATCTAATGAAAAATTTGGTTGGGGTAGGGGTAATGTCcatcactttattattatttgtttaaataataattttcaaacCCTTTCCTGGCATCCAAATagaaatttaagagcaaaaacaTCTTACGGGATCATCAGTGATGGGAGAAGCAGTGTGGAAAACTCGATCACACCCCATAACGGCCTCTCTAAGGCTCTCATAATCAAGAAGATCAGCTTTGCATAGAGTTAATCTCTCCTTCGCACCTTCAAGCTCTCTCAAATGAGCATTCTTCGAATCATCTATCACAAGAAcaaaataagaagaagaagaagaataaaacCCAATTAGTAGAAAAAATTTGTTAGAGTTTAAGTTCAATTGGAATTagaaagtataattagtttagaaagtttaatagaatttaaattttgtgttctttattgttagagaggatagaaagaaaagaatggATAGATTTAAACTGATTTGAATGAGAGTAATACAACATGACCTATAACGAATAAacatttctgagaatttaacccaaaatcgtttaaagtggagaaagagaattcatgtagccgaccccaataaatttttgagataaaggcttagttgagttgagttgttatttattgttagaattatgactcaaaatcttaTTGGGATTTGAAGAAATATCTTTTTTTTATATAGAGTATAACtcttattttaatgttatttctaaattgagtTGGACTCATAATAAGATTAGGATTGAGAGAATTAACAGTATAAATAAGATAATGGTGGAAAGTTTATTTAGCTTCGCCCTTAGGGAATGGCTTTGCTCATAGAGAGTGGCTTTGCCGATGGAGAGGGATTGTTGCCCATTATAGAGAGGGGCTTTGCCTATTGCTGAGAATTTAGCACTACCCATTGATGAGGGCACTTGCCCATTGCGGTGGAGAGAGGCTTCAAACTAAGGTGGAGAAAATACATAAAATTCAAGAGGAAGTGATTCTTGTTCATTGGTGAGAGGGCTTttacccatatagttgaagaTATCACAAAGGCGCCTTTTGTGGTGTAGCAGTCAAAATAATActtatattgggttatgtctaaaAGAGACTGAGAGGATAACAaatatatttactataagcaATTATGTAATGTGGGTTATCTTGGGTGTAAATGGGTTGATGAGTAGTATAGTTTTGTgcttgtaattgatgatttattattattattgatagtgaAAGATGACACGCCTATGGATACAGCCTTATGTTAAGAGGGTAAACCACGTAAATATTAGTATTTGGTgtgtttactttatttctttacagTTTACACGTTTCTGTGATGTCGAAcaaattggtattagagcttgGGGATGCTCTTGGTGAGTTTGATTGAAGGTGAAGCTGCTACAACATGTAGAAATTAGCATATGCAATAATGGTGATGATGGAGAGTTGAAATTAAGGTGGAGCTCTTGATGCGAAATCAAGATGGTTGATGACGCAAAGATTTTTTGAAGAAAGAGGGAAGTTACACCCAAGATAAAGATTGAAGAGACTGATAATTTGAATGGTTCAAACTCAAGTATGGAGATTTGATGATTTGAAGATACTAAAAAATTTGAGGTATGCAATGGTTAATGGATTTTGAGTCAAGatggagattgttagaattatgactcaaaatcctagtgggatttggagagagatcttttcttatatagagtagaactcttatattaatgttattcctaaattgagttagactcctaatcagattaggattAAGTGAATTAATACTATAAACAGGAGAATGGTAGAAAGGTTATTTGGCTTCACCCATAAGGAGTGGCTTTGCCCACAGAGAGTGGTTTTGCCCATTGAGAAGGGTTGTTACCCATTGTAGAGAGAGGCTTTACCAATTACTGAGGATTTGGCACTGCCCATTGATGAGGAACACTTACCCATTGTAGTAAAGAAAGGCTTCGGACTAAAGtggagaaaagacatagaattcTTAAGGAAGAGATTCTTGTTCATTAGTGAGaaggctcttgcccatatagttgaagataCCACAAAtacaccctttgtggtgtagcagtcaaaataataaatatattaggtTATATCTAAAGGAGACTGAgaagactaactaatatatttactttaAGTAATTATCTAATGTGAATTATATTGGGTGTAATTGGGTGATAAATACTATAGTTTTGAGATTGTAATTGATAATTCATTATTATTGATAGTAGAAGATGGCAAACCCGTGGATATAGTtttatgttgagagggtgaactacataaatattagtgttttctgtatttgctttgtttctttgcagtttactcattattattattattattattattattattattattattattattattattattattttacttttagttttgagttgagaaaattgAAACTCGAAGTTACCTTTCACTTTACATTGTATTATCTTAGAATAATAATTGATAGGTTATATAACAGGAGGTAGCCATCTCCCTTCTCATTATAAAGGTAAATTATCTTAAAATAGATAGTTAGTGAGACTCAAACTCGAAATCTCCTCACTTCCTACATCTTAAAGATAAATAAGCCTAGGCTACTCCCTAATTGACAGATAGATTTAACTATTACACCAAGTCATACtataattgtgacaccccttacccgtctacagtgaagccgagcaagatatgttaCACAATGTGCCGGAACACCAGATCttaactcattgatatttatcattccaaagtttatttatttataggtcactaaatgaaacttatgaaattgatatcagttacatcatttattgaaattttaaatttatttgaggtttcgaaaatttttcagaaaatccggcagagtgctggctaaaaatggagaaaacagttctttgaaacctgtgaaaaacacttccaaatatttttccaatcatACTCAACTCCAAATACTCACtatcatctcaacatttctctacaattttcattcattcaatccatatcatatataattcaatttgaaCTCGAGTTTATAAaggcaatacttaatttaattaatttacaatacaaaatgataTAAGtgattataatttacatgataacataaagacctaaatataaaatacaatttacaaaaatacaaaagagaatcctagcgccctaccaaaatacactacagatgagaggtgacacaaaacactggcagatctgactctcacccaatctggggtctactgggctcacgctccatatctcctgtacctacgcgtggcaaaagcaacgcgctaagtaatactgcttagtggtgccaataataaaacaaaaataactaaaatgaaataaacatgcagagtgtatactgacattttatgtagacCGAGTTTCTGACAATTATTTATAGTAATCTAATACTTTTTATGTTAatcatttgattaaaatttggtaagatttattttgattgctcaagtaacctatactagtcgactgggctaaataaacgggtaaattggcactgggtactaagtacctcgggccgtcacaccatcagtcacaataggtctcccggtgtgcaacagaatagctaataaactgtaataattattaggcatgaaACCAAGTATAGTAATCTCAGTCAAAATAACCAaatgctattatatcacagaatggtacaaaaggccataaaacatagaatggcatgatccATATGtaatactgctaatagaaccctattggcatgctaacctatccaaaccaatcttactaggtctactagagcatattacaaagctcttaattgaatatttgtgtttaatatgtaaggttactattcattttactattcgagtcaaaatattgatcttttcatatataatagttacatgagttctaaccacatgaaattaccacattttgattgatataaattttaggtcaattgaactttttcatatataatagttacatgagttctaaaatgtctaaacttttcattgatataaatttcaggtcaattggacttttctacactgagttatgaccatttgaacaaatactattcatttagtcattttctagggacagcATATTGGTTACCCTGATtggggtagtttttaggtcaacttgggttagttttctgggtagggtttctccaccaaagttgtgcaattatgtgtctagttttatgtccaattggccttgcaccaattgaacctacacctctcaagttacagctgctcaAACttactagactcacatccagccctgcaggtcacctaaggcagtatacctaacctcaattccatcagcataaatcacttcaattcctcatcaaatatagccaaattgttactaattgaccattacaatgttcatataccattatatGAGAAAACCATAATTTTGCTCAAGTCCCCAAGTTCtcaagttccattcatgcatcaaacttacaattcaatgtTCAATTACTCAACTCATGTCAAGGGCAGCCAACATACTACTTTGATTCaaggaaattcatcaaaccctaaccatccctaggctGCCAAAATCATagagatacatacatataaattttattctatttttcttacaatttcaactaatcgcatgtccttaaacatgaattgagtgagagagagaggaaattggacactaaccttgaatggagtcaattCCAAGCTTCACTAACTTCAATTTCTTATCTTCTTTCTACTCTCAAATCCTTAATCAAGGTACATAAGTAAGATTTAATGTTGAGGCTTAGGGTTTATATGGTGAAAGGAGGGAGATAATCAAGCTTATAATGGGTGAAAATGGTGGATGGCCATGGAGTGTAAGTTTCGGCCAAGGACAAAAGAAGATGGCTGATAGCTTTTTCCAAATTTTTgacttcttctctttctttttaatgtattataaatgtatttattgaattttgattggccaaaaattttaaatgacttcatgcttacttaataaatcaatattatcttcatttcttttcttttctttactactcacttttaatttcatttttagcaatgtttattcatattttatgtcatataatttatttacttaattggacaagttggtcaaaaattatctctaaagatgaaatgaccaaaatgcctttcgtttggcttaacgagctaaaattatatgtaccaattaatttaatttttcttgtgttttcttagtaTTTTATTGTCAtcgaaaccccaataatccttctctgaaatctcaaaaattatttcacagagtttccctgggtctagagttgctaacggccttcatcgtcacttcccgttagggtcactcatcgctagggcTATGGCTCATTTAATCTTAgtacatttcatttctaaaaattttccttaatttttcttattattatttggtttatttataactcctcactctagtctaattataattccagATATTCTAGTTACCCAGaccgacattagtcaccggaacagtagaacgtaaggactagctaaagtgaggatgttacaataattgtttatttaattaaaagctaAGTTAATGCTAAGTTAATTAAATAAATGATCGTTTTATCTTTTTACACCAATTTTGAAAGAAGGTAAGGATTAGAAGTATAATACATCAATTTCAGAGGTGTTTAGCCATTACACCAAAATAAGCTAGACTTTTTTGTTTATTTAATAGTAGAGTTAATGCTAGTTCCTTAGTTTTAATTAAACCTACAATTTAGTCTATACAGCTTTAAAATCAAGCAATTTAATCTCAACATTTTAATAAACTTATAAGTTAGTTCTTACTATTAGAATTTAAGTTAAAttactattaattataaaaaaaatgaccAACCGACCTTAATTCTATTTTCAATTAGAAAACAATTTAATCGTAAGGTTTTATTTTATTAGCAAATTAgtccctatatttttaaaatgcgGATcccattaaatttaaatttaaatttaaatttaaaatataattattaaaaaagaattatttactttaaagtccttaaaagttttggttaattacaaaatcattcatattttacaaattgatctttaaatattataactatttacgtGAGCccttaaaattttgtaaaattctatGTCATTATTACtttagtaatatatatatatatatatatatatatatatatatatatatatatatataatatgaatcTAGAAgcaaattgttaataaaataaaacatc contains:
- the LOC110641227 gene encoding cinnamoyl-CoA reductase 1-like; protein product: MGCDRVFHTASPITDDPEQMEEPAVNGTKNVIIAAAEAKVRRVVFTSSIGAVYMDPNRNPDVVVDESCWSDLDFCKNTKDWYCYGKAVAEQAAWDVAKEKGVDLVAVNPVLVLGPLLQSTVNASIIHILKYLTGSAKTYANSVQAYVHVKDVALAHILVYETPSASGRYLCAENVLHLGEVVEILAKFFPAYPFPTKCSDEKNPRAKPYKFSNQKLKELGLEFTTVKQCLCEIVKSLQERGHLLIPKPVNITRGHSNL